The genomic interval GGCGTCACCACCTACACGGACGGGGCGGATTACCTGCTGACCCAGGAGCCTGCCGATCACCCGGGCCAGGAGGCGAGCCTGGGCCAGGCGCCCCTGCGCTATCGCAAGCTGGACGGCAAGGGGCAGCCCCTGGCGGACAATGCCCCCGACTGGGAGTGCGTGGAGGATCTCAATACCGGCCTCATCTGGGAGAAGAAGCTCGATGATCCGGACAGTCCGCGAGACAAGCACCGCACCTTCGCCTGGGCCCTCGGCGACTATGCGCCCACCCAGGAGGAGCTGGACTACGCCTGCCCCCAGGGGGAGGCTATCTGCACCACAGAGCAGTATCGTCAGTGGCTCGACACCCAACAGCTGTGCGGCATCCAGGGCTGGCGTCTGCCCCACTCCCGCGAGTTGATGAGCCTGCAGCATTACGGCTCCCTCGCCCATCAGGATGGTCAGCTCGTCACCCTGGATGTGCGCTACTTCCCCGACGTCAGCACCACGACCAAGGATTTCAGCGGCTACTACTGGAGCCAGACCCTGACCCCGTCCCGGCGCCTCGAGAGCGCCCCCCTGAGCGCCATTGCCCACATCTTCCTCGGCGAGGATGCCGGCACCGACTACGCCACCACAGTTCAAAACAGCGATGATGCCAACGGTCTGCAACTGCGACTGGTGGCCGAGGTAACCCGATGAACCACTATCTTCTGACCCTGCTGCTCACCCTGTGCAGCCCCCTGGCACTGGCCATCGCCATCTGCGACGACAGCCTGCCGCGCACCAGCCCCAGCTCCCGCTTCCTGGATCGCGGCAACGGCACAGTCACCGACAGGGCCTCCGGCCTCACCTGGATGCGCTGCCAGCTCGGTCAGACCTGGCAGAATGGGAGCTGCAGCGGCGAGCCGACCCGGCTCTACTGGCAACAGGCCCTGCTGACCGCAGAGCGGATTCGCACCGAGCCGAGCCATGCCCTCCACGGTTTCGGCGGCCACACCGATTGGCGCCTGCCGACCATCAAGGAACTCACCAGCATACTGGAGTCCGCCTGCTACAAACCCGCCCTCAACGAAACCCTCTTCCCCCGCGCCATGGCCGGTGACGGCAAGGAGGTGAACGACGGCTACGTCTACCTCTGGTCCTCGACTCCGGTACCCGCCAGCAAGGGCGTCGCCTATCTGGACATCACCAGTGGCGCCGTCGGCATGCGGGCCCCCGGTTCCTGGGCAAAGCAGGTGCTGCTGGTAAGGTGAGCCGTCCGGGCGGGGACTCCCCTGCCCGGTTTACTCCCGAATGGCCCCTTTGTGGTGGAAGGCGTCAAAAAAGCATCAAATTACGTCACTCTGTGCCGGTTCAGGCCGGTTTTGCGCGCCGGAGCGCTGGCGTGAAACCGGCAGAGCGGTTAGTCTAGCGGCGTTGAACCAATCCCATGAGGTACAGATGAAAACCGTATTGCGTTTTAGCCTGCTGGGCGCCTTGTTACTGGGCGGCCATGCCTTCGCCGCCGAACCGAAAAAATTTGATATCAGCATGTTCCCTGCCGCCGAAGTGAACCAGGAACGTGTCGTGATCCGCCTGCCGGAAGTCGAGAACGAAGCCGACATGATGGTCGAGCTGCAAGTGGGCAAGAAGATGCTGGTGGACTGCAACCTGCCCCGCTTCGCCGGCAACCTGGAGCAGCACAGTGTCAAGGGCTGGGGCTACAACTACCTGACCCTGGGCCAGGTCTCGGGTCCCGTCAGCACCCTGATGGCCTGCCCGGATGGCCAGAAGAAAGAGAGCTTCGTCCAGATCTATGGTCAGGGCTTCTTCGTGAACTACAACTCCAAGCTGCCGTTCGTCATCTATGTGCCCCAGGAGTATGAAGTGCGCTACCGTCTGTGGCGTGCCGACAACCTGGCCCAGCCAGCCATGATTGAATGAGTGCCCGACGCTCAGGTTCAGCCAATTCATGAACAAACAAGGGCGCCGTATGGCGCCTTTATTTTATGGTTTTCACCCTGCAGAGAGCGGGTCCAGCTGTACAAAACCTGACATAACTCCACTATTTTTCAGGCTTTTTGTGCTGCAGACCGCAAAATTCTCCCCCAGGATGAGACAAAGGCTGTTCGATAAAAGATATTTATTAACATAGTAAGAAAATTGATTTTGCACTCTGCGACGGCCTGATGATACTTGCCCGCAAAGGTCAAACTAACCAGAACAAGAGCACTATGAGCTTCGAATCAGACAAGCGTTTCAACGACTTCAAACATTTTCCCCGTGGCCTGCGTCGCAGTGGCGAATTCACCGTGGCCGAAGCTGACAGTCTGGAAAAATATGGCACTGTGATGCTGGCGCTCTATCAGGGCAACCTGGCCCCACGCGATGACGTAGAAAGTGCCTTCATCGAGCAGGTCAAGTCTGGCGCAGCCGGCAGCAACCCCCACGCCAAGGTGTGGTTCAAGTACCTTAAGGTGATTGGTCCCAAGCGGGTGCACCGTCTGTGCACAGTCGCGGGTGGCGCCAATGAAGATGCGGGCGGCAGCTTTGAAGGCGGTGGCGGCGGTGGCAGCGACGAGTCCCTCGATTAATGGATACCGAGCTGCTTCGGACCTTTATCGAGGTCAGCAAGACCCGGCACTTTGGCCGGGCTGCCGAGAATCTCTACCTGACCCAGTCGGCGGTGAGCTTTCGGATCCGCCAGCTCGAGCAGCAACTCGGGGTCAGCCTGTTTGCCCGCCATCGCAACAACATCCGTCTGACCGCCTCAGGTGAGCGTCTGCTGCCCTATGCAGACGCCATCTTGCACACGCTAGGCCGCGCCAAGCAGGACGTGGCCCTCTCCCCCGGTTTCAGTCAGCAGCTCGCCATAGGCGCGCCCGCGGTGTTCTGGGAGCTCGACTTCAATGACTGGCTCAACCATGTCTATGCGCTGGCCCCCGGCCTGGCAGTGCGGCTCGAGACCGCCTCCCGCGAGCACCTGTGCCGCCAGTTGCTGGAGCGCTCCCTCGATCTCGCCCTGCTCTCGGAGCCGACCAAGATAGACGAGATAGCCCTGCACCCCATAGGCGAGCTGGTGTTCGAGCTGGTGAGCCGGGAGCCGGCCGCCAATGCCGACAGCCTGATGCAGATGCCCCATATTCACCTCGACTGGGGCACCAGTTTCGAGCCGCCCTCGAGCCGGTTGCAGAGCCTGCAGAAGACCCCTGTGCTGCACTCGAGCTCAGCCAGCATGGCGCTGCAGTTCGTGCTGGCCAATGGGGGCGCCGCCTATCTGCCGCGGCGCATGGTGAGCCCCTTCCTGGAGCAGGGACAACTGCACCTGGTGGAAGGGGGGCAGGCGCTGAGCCGCCCGCTCTACCTCGCCTATCTGGAGAAATCCGATCGTCGGGAGCTGATCGATCAGCTGCTCACCCTGCCGCTGGGTTGGGATGGCGCCGATCTGCGGCTGCCATCCGCCGAGTAGCCGGGCTTCAGCCTGACCAACATGAAAAAAGGGGCCAAGAGGCCCCTTTGTTATGGATGCGTGCCATCAGTCGTGGTGACGGCGGTCGTTGGCCTGGGCCAGCAGGGTGCGGCTCTCCCGCAGGAACTCGTCGGCATGTTCGCCGAAGAAGCCGGACACTTGCGAGAAGGCCTCGATGAAGCCGGCTCTGTCCCCCCGCTCCAGCAGCCCCAGCGCTTCACCAAAGTTCTGGTAGTAGCGGCGGATCATCGCGAGGTTCTGCGGTGACGACAATATGATGTCGGCATAGAGGTGGGGATCCTGGGCAAACAGCCGCCCCACCATGGCGAGCTCCAGCCGGTAGATGGGGGAACTCAGGGCCAGCAGACGGTCGATGTTGGCCTGCTCCCGGGAGAGGTGCCAGCCGTAGGCGAAGGTGGCGAAGTGGCGCAGCGCCTGAATGAGGGTCATGGCCTCGTCGTGAGCCTTGGCCTCCACCTGCTGCAGCCGTGCGCCCCAGATGGTCATCTGATCCAGCAGCCACTGGCTGGCAGCAGCGTCACGGCCCTGACAGCAGACGATCACCTGCTTGGCAAGGCTCGCCACATCCGGCCCGAACATGGGGTGCAGCCCCAAGACAGGCCCCTGGTGCACTGCCAGCATGTGCTCGAGCGGTGCCGCCTTCACGCTGGTGACGTCCACCAGCAGGCAATCCGCAGGCAGCTTGCCGAGCCGGTCGATGATCTGGCAGGTGATGTCGATGGGCACCGCCACCATCACCAGACCCGCATCGGCGAGGATCTCGTCAGAGCGCGGCCAGTCCCCCTGCTCCAGGCTCTCGACCCGGTAACCGGAGAGGCCGAACATCTGGCCGAACAAGCGGCCAAGCTGACCCTGGCCGCCTATGATCACCACCTTGCCAAGATCCGGCTTCATGCACTTGAAGTGGTTCTCTTTTTCGCTGGCCGACTCGAGGATGTAGGACTCGCGCATCACCCGGCGCAACACGTCTTCGATGAGATCGCCGGGCACCCCCAGCAGTTCGGCCTCGGCCCGGCGGCGTGCCAGCATGCTCGCCTCCCTGTCCGGCGCATAGATGGGCAGGCCGTGGCGGCTCTTCACTTCACCCACTTCCCCCACCAGGGCCAGACGGGCGGCCAGCAGATCGATCAGCTGCTTGTCCACCACATCTATCTTGTCCCTGAGGGCATTCAACTCTTCAGCCATATCCAGTCCCTGCCGGCGCCGCTGGCGGCGGCGCCCTGTGATTCAAGAGGCAACAAGGTATCACTGCGTGGGCAGTGATACCTCTATGGTTCAATCAGTTACGACAAGATACCACGACTTACAGCGCGGTTCTGCTCTTGAGCGGCGCCGCCAGCTGGCTGTGGCAGCGGGCCAGCAGGGTTGCCGTGGTCTCCCAGTCGATGCAGGCATCGGTGATGGAGACGCCGTAGCGCATCTCGCACTTGGGCTGCTCGCTGGACTGGTTGCCCTCGAACAGGTTTGATTCGAGCATCACTCCGATGATGGAGCGGTTGCCCTCCTGGATCTGGTGGATCACGTTGTCGGCCACCTTGGGCTGCAGGCGGTGATCCTTGCTGGAGTTGCCGTGGCTGCAATCCACCACCAGACCGGGCAGCAGGCCC from Aeromonas rivipollensis carries:
- a CDS encoding DUF1566 domain-containing protein, coding for MNHYLLTLLLTLCSPLALAIAICDDSLPRTSPSSRFLDRGNGTVTDRASGLTWMRCQLGQTWQNGSCSGEPTRLYWQQALLTAERIRTEPSHALHGFGGHTDWRLPTIKELTSILESACYKPALNETLFPRAMAGDGKEVNDGYVYLWSSTPVPASKGVAYLDITSGAVGMRAPGSWAKQVLLVR
- the eco gene encoding serine protease inhibitor ecotin → MKTVLRFSLLGALLLGGHAFAAEPKKFDISMFPAAEVNQERVVIRLPEVENEADMMVELQVGKKMLVDCNLPRFAGNLEQHSVKGWGYNYLTLGQVSGPVSTLMACPDGQKKESFVQIYGQGFFVNYNSKLPFVIYVPQEYEVRYRLWRADNLAQPAMIE
- the hdfR gene encoding HTH-type transcriptional regulator HdfR, which encodes MDTELLRTFIEVSKTRHFGRAAENLYLTQSAVSFRIRQLEQQLGVSLFARHRNNIRLTASGERLLPYADAILHTLGRAKQDVALSPGFSQQLAIGAPAVFWELDFNDWLNHVYALAPGLAVRLETASREHLCRQLLERSLDLALLSEPTKIDEIALHPIGELVFELVSREPAANADSLMQMPHIHLDWGTSFEPPSSRLQSLQKTPVLHSSSASMALQFVLANGGAAYLPRRMVSPFLEQGQLHLVEGGQALSRPLYLAYLEKSDRRELIDQLLTLPLGWDGADLRLPSAE
- the tyrA gene encoding bifunctional chorismate mutase/prephenate dehydrogenase, which gives rise to MAEELNALRDKIDVVDKQLIDLLAARLALVGEVGEVKSRHGLPIYAPDREASMLARRRAEAELLGVPGDLIEDVLRRVMRESYILESASEKENHFKCMKPDLGKVVIIGGQGQLGRLFGQMFGLSGYRVESLEQGDWPRSDEILADAGLVMVAVPIDITCQIIDRLGKLPADCLLVDVTSVKAAPLEHMLAVHQGPVLGLHPMFGPDVASLAKQVIVCCQGRDAAASQWLLDQMTIWGARLQQVEAKAHDEAMTLIQALRHFATFAYGWHLSREQANIDRLLALSSPIYRLELAMVGRLFAQDPHLYADIILSSPQNLAMIRRYYQNFGEALGLLERGDRAGFIEAFSQVSGFFGEHADEFLRESRTLLAQANDRRHHD
- a CDS encoding DUF1566 domain-containing protein translates to MTPLACLLAPLLSACGGGGSDEAPLTPPDYRLRVNLPAAGTLCSNLNQNDSCEPGEPLVSGEAGARQLSTSAPGLLTSPLLFIPRDPGALTLTHPAARLDDQHLTPTPLSTLLQTRIADGIPPAQALAELLLALAPLQPGQGLVALAQQEEFNRALEALALAARDDAATLPALATGERQRQIWQGLVTLLPELARHFAASPELLSQQARLATVLMQQQPRALVTAGGVTTYTDGADYLLTQEPADHPGQEASLGQAPLRYRKLDGKGQPLADNAPDWECVEDLNTGLIWEKKLDDPDSPRDKHRTFAWALGDYAPTQEELDYACPQGEAICTTEQYRQWLDTQQLCGIQGWRLPHSRELMSLQHYGSLAHQDGQLVTLDVRYFPDVSTTTKDFSGYYWSQTLTPSRRLESAPLSAIAHIFLGEDAGTDYATTVQNSDDANGLQLRLVAEVTR
- the maoP gene encoding DUF413 domain-containing protein, which codes for MSFESDKRFNDFKHFPRGLRRSGEFTVAEADSLEKYGTVMLALYQGNLAPRDDVESAFIEQVKSGAAGSNPHAKVWFKYLKVIGPKRVHRLCTVAGGANEDAGGSFEGGGGGGSDESLD